The sequence AGCGGTGGGTTTGACCGTGATCGCCACCTTCAAAGGCTTCCAAGCTGCTTTGCTGGGTGCCGAAACCGCCGTATTCGCCGTCATCGGTGTTGAGCAGGACTTGGTACAGACCCGGCATCGGCACACCCACCGGATAACCCTCGCGGTAGACCGGCGTCATATTCAGCACCACCAACACCCAGTCGCTGCTGTCCGGGTCGCGGCGAATGTAACTGTAGGTGCTGGCCTCAGCGTCGTCGGCGTTGACCCACAGCATTCCTTCAGGCGAGTGATCTCCAACGTGCAGCGCTGGGAATTCACGGTAGAGCCGGTTGAGATCGCGCACCAGCAACATGACGCCCCGGTGGTCGCGCAGATCGGTCAGGTGCCAGGGCAGCTCGATGTTTTCGTTCCATTCGGTGCCCTGAGCAAATTCTTGGCCCATGAACAGCAGCTTTTTGCCGGGTGTCGTCCACAGATAAGCGTAAAAGACCCGAAGCCCCGCCATCTGGGCGTATTGGTCGCCGGGCATCTTGCGCAGCAGGCTGCGTTTGCCGTGAACCACTTCGTCGTGCGAGAGCGCCAGCACAAACTTCTCGGAGGTGCGGTAGACGTTGAAAAAGGTCAGCTTGTGGTGGTCGTATTTGCGGTAGATCGGGTCTTCTTGGATGTACGAGAGGCTGTCGTTCATCCAGCCCATGGCCCATTTGTAGTGAAAGCCGAGGCCGAACGGTGCCGGGGAAGTCACGCCCGGAAAGTTGGTGCTCTCTTCAGCAATCATGATGGTGCCCGGCGCTTGGTGGGCCACCACGTCGTTGAGGCGCTTGAGAAAAGCGATGGCTTCCAAGTTCTCGTTGCCGCCGTAGATGTTGGGAATCCAATCGGTGCGCGAAAAATCGAGGTAAAGGATCGAGGCCACCGCGTCTACCCGCAGGCCGTCGATGTGGTATTCCTCCAGCCATTTGAGTGCCGATCCGATCAGGAACATCACCACTTCGTTGCGTCCGTAATCGAAGATGTAAGTGTTCCAGTCGTGGTGAAAGCCCTTGCGCGGATCGGCGTATTCGAAGAGCGGGCCGCCATCAAAGCGGGCGAGGCCGTGTTCGTCGGTGGGAAAATGGCCCGGCACCCAGTCGAGCAGCACAGCAATGCCGCGTGAGTGCAGGTGATCGACCAAGTATTTGAAATCGTCAGGCGTACCGAAGCGGCTGGTCGGCGCGTAGTAACCGGTGACTTGGTAGCCCCACGAGCCGTCGAAGGGATGCTCCATCACGCCCATCAGTTCGACGTGGGTGTAGCCGAGCCAATCGACGTAATCGGCCAGGCGGTGCGCGATGTCGCGGTAATTCATGTACCAGTTGCCCAGCCCCCGCGCCCACGAGCCCAGATGCACTTCGTAGATACTGATGGGTTTTTTCTCACTCTGGTCGCGCCCCGCCATCCACTCGGCGTCGTTCCAAGCGTGACTGCTTTGCCAGATAATGCTGGCGGTGGAGGGACGCAGCTCGGCAAACTGCATGTACGGATCGGCTTTTTGGACTGTGCGCCCATCTTGGCCGGTGACGTTGTATTTGTAAGCTTGACCGAAGCCGGCCCGCGGCACGAACAAACCCCAGAAGCCGAAATCGAGCCGGTTCATCGGATGCTCCAAGCCGTTCCAAGCATTGAAATCACCGACCACACTAACATGCTGGGCGTTGGGTGCCCACACCGCGAAGCGCACCCCTTCCACGCCACCTTCACTGGTGACATGCGCTCCCAGCAATTGATCGGGGCGCACCAAATCGGCAGTGGCCATTTTTTGCAGGAGGTCGTAACTTAAGGGCAGCAACTCATTCATCCCGACAGTTTACTGTCACCAAGCGTCAGAAGCGGCGGACATTCGGCAGCGCTTAAAGACTAGGTAAATTTAGACTGAGTCAGGTTGTACGAGAGCAATGGCCAAGAAAAAGCCGCTTGCTTGACCACTATCCTCAATTGATTACACCGTCTCGATGACATTTCGCCGAAAACGGCTCAGCAGGGCCAGGCCAAGTTCGCCGCTTTTTTCGGGGTGAAACTGGGTGGCGTGGATATTGCCCTGGCTGATGACCGACCAAAACGGTACGCCGTACTCGGTGATAGCACCCGCCGTGACCTGCGCCGAGAGCGGCACGTAGTAGCTGTGAACGAAATAGGCATAGCCTGAATTGTCCAAACCGCGCAGCAGCGGCGAGTCTCCGACTGTCTCCAGCGTGTTCCAGCCCATCTGCGGCACTTTCAGGCCCGGCTGA comes from Deinococcus detaillensis and encodes:
- the glgB gene encoding 1,4-alpha-glucan branching protein GlgB, coding for MNELLPLSYDLLQKMATADLVRPDQLLGAHVTSEGGVEGVRFAVWAPNAQHVSVVGDFNAWNGLEHPMNRLDFGFWGLFVPRAGFGQAYKYNVTGQDGRTVQKADPYMQFAELRPSTASIIWQSSHAWNDAEWMAGRDQSEKKPISIYEVHLGSWARGLGNWYMNYRDIAHRLADYVDWLGYTHVELMGVMEHPFDGSWGYQVTGYYAPTSRFGTPDDFKYLVDHLHSRGIAVLLDWVPGHFPTDEHGLARFDGGPLFEYADPRKGFHHDWNTYIFDYGRNEVVMFLIGSALKWLEEYHIDGLRVDAVASILYLDFSRTDWIPNIYGGNENLEAIAFLKRLNDVVAHQAPGTIMIAEESTNFPGVTSPAPFGLGFHYKWAMGWMNDSLSYIQEDPIYRKYDHHKLTFFNVYRTSEKFVLALSHDEVVHGKRSLLRKMPGDQYAQMAGLRVFYAYLWTTPGKKLLFMGQEFAQGTEWNENIELPWHLTDLRDHRGVMLLVRDLNRLYREFPALHVGDHSPEGMLWVNADDAEASTYSYIRRDPDSSDWVLVVLNMTPVYREGYPVGVPMPGLYQVLLNTDDGEYGGFGTQQSSLEAFEGGDHGQTHRLLLNLAPNSALILRPLPSEPQTSESQNSEPQLTEQSSQEPAPAVEAESAQTAAPTAQPAPPQPVVKPKSKAPAKSKTPADSKAPRKTKATPKA